The sequence below is a genomic window from Anaerocolumna chitinilytica.
AGAAGAGGATGCCAAGATCTGCGCGGATGTATTGCTGGAATCGGATAAAAGAGGAATAGAATCCCATGGTGTTAACCGCTTCAAACCAATCTATCTGGACCGTATAAAAGCAGGTATTCAAAGTCCCGTTACAAACTTTGAGATTCTAAAAGAAACGCCAACAACAGCAGTTGTAGATGGACATGATGGCATGGGGCAGGTAATCGGTGTAAAGTCTATGAGTCTGGCAATTGAAAAAGCCAAGAGGTATGGGATGGGCATGGTTGTGGCTCGTAATTCGACTCATTATGGCATCGCTGGTTATTATGCTACCATGGCAACCAAAGCCGGCTGTATAGGCATTACCGGGACGAATGCAAGACCATCAATCGCACCAACCTTCGGAGTTGAGAATATGCTTGGAACCAATCCTCTTACCTTTGGTATGCCTACAGATGAAGATTTCCCTTTTGTGCTTGATTGTGCAACCTCGATAACTCAGCGTGGACGCATTGAGTATTATTCACGTGTTGGTAAACAGACGCCAGCCGGTATGGTAATAGGGAGGGATGGGGAAACCATAACGGATTCTGATCAGATATTAACCGACTTGAATACCGGACATGCGGCACTTGCACCTCTGGGAGGAATTGGTGAGGAACTTGCGGGTTATAAAGGCTATGGATATGCTACAGTGGTGGAAATTCTTTCCGCAGCATTACAACAGGGAAATTTTCTTCTGGGATTAACCGGCATTGATGAAAATGGAAAAAGAGGACCTTATCATTTGGGGCATTTCTTTATTGCAATTGATACAGAAGCATTTATGGGGTTGGAAGCCTTTAAAAAGACATGTGGAGATATACTGCGTGAACTCAGAGATTCCCAAAAAGCACCGGGGTGTGAACGTATTTATACAGCAGGGGAAAAAGAGTATCTCATCTGGCAGAAACGCAAGGACAGCGGAGTTCCGATTAGTGAGGCCGTACAACAGGAATTAATAAAAGTTCGAGATGAACTTGGCTTAACAAAATATAAATTTCCGTTTGAATAGGGGTATGACAAAAACCATGCAGGAATCGAATGATAAATTCGGTATGCATGGTTTTGTGGTTTAAAGACATTTTGCTAGTGGATTCACTGGCCATTTAAATGAATAATTCTTGAGGTACCGATGACATGACCACAGGAATCTAAAGCATTTACCTGATAATAAGCACATTCAGAATTTATTTTAGCATGAGTCTCAAACCCGGTTCTAGGCAGTCTTTCTATTATAACGGTAAGACAACAGGGTGATGGCCCCGAAAGCACTTGCCACGCGGCAGTTTCGGTGGAACCATTCCACGAAGCATATATCTCAGTACAGTCAGAAGTTTTAACAGCTGCAATACTTGGAGAATATAGAGGAAGACCAATCCATTTATTCTTAAATGCACGATAAGACATATTTTCATTGGGAAATTGTACATCATATAAAATATTTATACATGGTTCTGATATGGTATTACCCGCTTCTTCAAACTCAGAAAGATAAGGTTTCTGGCCCCATCCAATAAGCTGATTACCATTCGGAAGCTTTTGTACATTTCCTTGACTGGGAACATATAACGGCGGACAGTGAAAATATTTCCGAAGGGCAATAGCAGTCATGTTACAGAAATCGAGTTCAAGGATCAGACCATGTGATTGGCATTGAGGCGGAGAGGTAGAAGATGCGCAGCAGGCATCATCGAACATACTTATTCGGTTATCGGCTCTATATCTGGCGTCATGCTGCCAGGAAAAAGAAGCATCTGGACTTATTGTAAAATCGCTGTGCTTTCCGCCTAACTGCCAGATAATATTTCCGGTTTCTTTATCAAGCTTATATATTGCCCACATATTACGCATGCTAATGAGCAGTGAATTATCAGGCCCTTCATCGATGGAATTCATGTGATAACAATCCCATATATTGTTACTTTCAGCAGCTGAAGCGGCAGGCAGCATGGACTCGCCTGGATTAATATGGGAGAGGGCATTCCAAAAAAATAATAATTTTCCTGTTTCAATATCAATTTCCTGAATGGAGTAATCATCAATATAGCCCTCTTTCGGGCCGCCATATGGAGTAAGATCAGCAGGTACCTGCTTTATGGCTGTAAATAATGCGGTATTTCGGTTAGTGATAGTAAATTCATGCAAATCAGAAGTAAACCCATTACGTGCTGAGATTTTCTTGATGATGTCGTAGTGCTGATTTAGAATAAGATAATATGCACCAGGTTCCGGATCTCCTGCCGGCAGATTTAACTCTGAGGATTGAGTCCCGGATATGGTACCCTGCCACATAGTAAGAACCGGATGTTCGTGGTAAGCTTGGACTCGAAAGTCACTATTTTGAATATAAGTACTGCATAAGGGATTAAACCATATCGGATTGCCGGACTGATCCATAATTAATGAACCTGTCTGTCCTATCATAGTGGCTTCGTATAAAGTATAAGGCGCTACAAATATGAAACCGGGTGCTGATCTGTACTTGGCTACATTTACTGTTACCTTCATAGGATGTAGATCAGGTGCCGAGATAAAATTCCACACCTGTTGTTCTGAATTATCTATCTGTAAATGTAAGTTCTCCTTATCATAGAGATTCTCCTGATTCATTTTATCTATCCTCCTCTCCAAGAATGTTAATCATATCTGGTTTTATTTGGTTTCTATATTCCTGAAAGTAATAATTTTTCATGTATATTATTAATATGCTGCAATCGCCATATTGTGAGCATAAAAGACATTATTCTAATATAAACGGCACATTACGCAAAAACGGGAATAACATAAATATAAGGATAATAGCCTTGAATTAGATTGTTTGACTTAAATAGAGCATTAATGTTTTACTTTTGTAATATAAGACAAGGAGGAGAGAAATGATCCATGAGGATTCCAAGGTTTTAGTGAATACTATAGGAGGTCTAACAGATGTTCCGGGAATTCTAGTTGGGACTGCTGAGGACGAAAGCGGACGTACAGGATGTACAGTAGTTATATGCCCCAACGGAGCAGTTCCGGGGGTATCAGTAGTTGGAGGAAATCCAGGCACCATGGAAACAGACAGCATTCGTCCCGGTACCAAAGAAGACCCGGTGCAGGCTGTCCTGCTCACTGGAGGAAGTAGATTTGGATTGGCTGCGGCTAGTGGAGTAATGCGATGGCTTTATGAACAACGGATTGCAGAGGTACCCCATGTACCGGCTGCCGTCATATTTGACCTGCTTTATGCCAGGGGCTCAAACCCGCCTGATGCCGCATTAGGATATGCCGCCTGCCAGGCAGCTAATAACGGTCCTGTAAAAGAAGGAAATTATGGTGCCGGTGCAGGAGCAACTATTGGTAAATTCTATGGTGAGTCAATGAAAGGCGGACAGGGCAGTGCATCTATTCATATTCCGGGAGGGCCAGTAGTTGCGGCTTTAGCAATTGTCAATCCGCTTGGAGATGTTTGGGATCATGGACGTATTGTGGTTGGAGCATTATGTCCAGATGGTAAATTTGTGAATCAGACAAAGTTAATGTTAGAGGGAGTACCATCCTATCTGTTTAGTGAAATGAATACCACAATTGCAGTAATAGCTACAACTGCACAGCTTAATAAGGCAGAAGCCAGCAGAGTGGCTGCTCTTGCACAGGATGGTATGGCACGTGCAATTTCACCAGTGCATACACAGTGGGATGGGGATACGGTCTTTTGTCTGGCGACAGGCGCTGATTCCAATTATTATAAAGGTGATGCTGCTATCACAGTGATAGGTACTGCTGCTGCAGTAGTTCTTGAAAAAGCGATTATACGCGGAGCCTTAGCTGCACAAACTAAAATAACGAATGGTTGTACCGGAGATGGTGCATAAAGGAATGGAATGAGTTATAATCAATGCGTGGGAGCTAAAGACTCTCGCGCATTTTTATTCTGAAAAACAACGCACCTAATAGATAATTATCATTATTAAATAACAAATGGGCATAATTTATAGATAGTGTATCTATAGATTAAGTTAATTTTGCGAATTATAGAAAGAAGGTAATTGCTTATGAATAAGAATAATAAATACTCAAAGAAATCAAAAGAAGAATTAGAAAGTATTTTGACCAAAACCCAGTATGAAGTAACACAGAACAGTGCTACTGAGAGGCCTTTTCAGAATGAATATTTTAATGAATTCAGAAAGGGAATATACGTGGACGTCACTACCGGTGAACCACTTTTTGTTTCCAGCGAAAAATTTGAATCCGGCTGCGGATGGCCAAGTTTTGCTAAACCCATTGATAGTACCTCAATAATCGAAGTTACTGACCATAGCCATGGCATGAAACGTATAGAAGTAAGAAGTAAAGTGGGAGATTCCCATTTGGGGCATGTATTTGAGGATGGACCTGCTGAAATGGGAGGTTTGAGATACTGTATCAATAGTGCATCGCTAAAATTTATACCGGAAGAAGAGATGGAGAAGGAAGGCTACGGGGATTTTCTAGGGGCTATTTAAACTATTACGCCTCAAAGAAAGAAGGAGATACAACAGCCAAAAGTGACCTGAATAACAATATCCTAGAAGAATACATCCTTGGGGATTATAGCAAACAGTTGCTGCAAAAGCTGCAGCAGCTGTTTGGGATGGTTATAGTGTAGGTTCAGAAGAGATATGGCATAACTATAGTCGGGTGTTTAAATTACACTTCAAGTGTTATTTTACGTGAAAGTATCAAATTTAAAAAAGCAATAACTGCCGCAGCTATAAATACTGCCTGATATCCGATAGCAGCCCATAAAAGACCTCCAAAAACAGGGATTACCATAGAAGCAATGTGCTGTAAGCTAACTCCGGTGGACAAGGTTGGTGTTACATCAGCCAAATCAACAGCTATCTTTCTAACATAAGTAGAGCGAGCCATTTCGACTGCGGACATTGAATTATCAATGACATAGCAACCGGCTATGATAACGGCAGCGACACCAAAGGAGAAAATCCTGGCGGAAAAGGCATATCCCAGACAGATAGCAAATAACAGAACTGCTTCCACAGTCAGGACAAAACGTTCACCACGAGTGTCAATTAATTTACCAATCAGCTTTCTGGTGCCGATGCTAACAAGTGCAACTACCATACCCAAAATAGCAAACAATTGAGGCTTTACACCAAAGACTTTGATTAACACCCAGGGAGCAAAGGTCATAAATATCTGATTTCTTGCTCCGCTTATCACGGATAGTACATAATACAGTGTATAACGTTTTCTAAAAATAAACTTAACTTTTCTAGTCTCTGATTTACCTCTCTTCATTAACCCCATT
It includes:
- a CDS encoding Ldh family oxidoreductase, with amino-acid sequence MSVKSNIVDWNTITSFVTEAFIGYGIPEEDAKICADVLLESDKRGIESHGVNRFKPIYLDRIKAGIQSPVTNFEILKETPTTAVVDGHDGMGQVIGVKSMSLAIEKAKRYGMGMVVARNSTHYGIAGYYATMATKAGCIGITGTNARPSIAPTFGVENMLGTNPLTFGMPTDEDFPFVLDCATSITQRGRIEYYSRVGKQTPAGMVIGRDGETITDSDQILTDLNTGHAALAPLGGIGEELAGYKGYGYATVVEILSAALQQGNFLLGLTGIDENGKRGPYHLGHFFIAIDTEAFMGLEAFKKTCGDILRELRDSQKAPGCERIYTAGEKEYLIWQKRKDSGVPISEAVQQELIKVRDELGLTKYKFPFE
- a CDS encoding arylsulfotransferase family protein; amino-acid sequence: MNQENLYDKENLHLQIDNSEQQVWNFISAPDLHPMKVTVNVAKYRSAPGFIFVAPYTLYEATMIGQTGSLIMDQSGNPIWFNPLCSTYIQNSDFRVQAYHEHPVLTMWQGTISGTQSSELNLPAGDPEPGAYYLILNQHYDIIKKISARNGFTSDLHEFTITNRNTALFTAIKQVPADLTPYGGPKEGYIDDYSIQEIDIETGKLLFFWNALSHINPGESMLPAASAAESNNIWDCYHMNSIDEGPDNSLLISMRNMWAIYKLDKETGNIIWQLGGKHSDFTISPDASFSWQHDARYRADNRISMFDDACCASSTSPPQCQSHGLILELDFCNMTAIALRKYFHCPPLYVPSQGNVQKLPNGNQLIGWGQKPYLSEFEEAGNTISEPCINILYDVQFPNENMSYRAFKNKWIGLPLYSPSIAAVKTSDCTEIYASWNGSTETAAWQVLSGPSPCCLTVIIERLPRTGFETHAKINSECAYYQVNALDSCGHVIGTSRIIHLNGQ
- a CDS encoding P1 family peptidase, with product MIHEDSKVLVNTIGGLTDVPGILVGTAEDESGRTGCTVVICPNGAVPGVSVVGGNPGTMETDSIRPGTKEDPVQAVLLTGGSRFGLAAASGVMRWLYEQRIAEVPHVPAAVIFDLLYARGSNPPDAALGYAACQAANNGPVKEGNYGAGAGATIGKFYGESMKGGQGSASIHIPGGPVVAALAIVNPLGDVWDHGRIVVGALCPDGKFVNQTKLMLEGVPSYLFSEMNTTIAVIATTAQLNKAEASRVAALAQDGMARAISPVHTQWDGDTVFCLATGADSNYYKGDAAITVIGTAAAVVLEKAIIRGALAAQTKITNGCTGDGA